TGCGCCACTTCGGTAATGGCGACACCGTCACGATCGAGCCCTGGCGCTCGGTGGCGTTCCCCGTGCTCAAGGACCTTGCCACCGATCGCACCTCTTTCGACCGCATCATTCAGGCGGGCGGCTTCATCTCGGCGAACGCCGGCGGCGCTCCCGACGGAAACGCGGTTCCCGTCCCGAAGGTGGACGCGGATATCGCCATGGACGCCGCCTCCTGCATCGGCTGCGGCGCCTGCGTGGCTTCCTGCCCGAACGGATCGGCCATGCTGTTCGTGGCGGCCAAGGTGTCCCACCTGGCCCATCTGCCGCAGGGGCACCCCGAGCGCGCCCAGCGCGTCATCAACATGGTGACCCAGATGGACCTGGAGGGCTTCGGGAACTGCACGAATCACGCCGAGTGCGAGGCCGTCTGCCCGAAAGAGATCAGCATCAGCCACATCGCCAAGCTGAACCGCGAGTACATCCGCTCGGTGGTGAAAGGGGCCTAGCCGGACCGCAAGAATAGAATTGGAGAAGGGGGTGCACTCGTGTGCGCCCCCTTTTTTTGGGTCCCGGTAGAAACTTATGCCCCGGGGAGAAACCGCTCTGCGAGCCGCCGCACCGCACTCGCAGCCGGGGCGGATGGCTTCAAGTTTTTCCTCGATGGAAGGGTGCATGGCGTTCCCGCGGGGGCTAGAGGCCCAGCTCTCTCTGGACAGGCGCCGCCGCGGGTCCCTCCAGACATTCCGGCCCGTCGTTGCGCGTGTCGTTGACCTTCGTGCCGACCGGGCGGTGGGCCATCTCCTCCGCGGGATAGGGGCGGAGCCGGGACTGGACGTACTTCGTGTTCTCCTCCCGGGGATCGAGCCAGCGGCCGTAATCGGCGGCGGACATGATAACCGGCATCCGGGGATGGAGCGGGGCGAGGAGTTCATTCGCCTCGGTGGTGACGATGGTGCAGGTTTCCATCTCCTCTCCGTTCGGCCCCTGCCAGCGCTCCCAGAGCCCGGCGAAGGCGAAGGGGGCATGATTCTGGAGATGGATGTAGTGGGGGATTTTTTTCGGGCCCGCCTTCGCCCACTCGTAGAAGCCGTCCGCCGGGATGAGGCAGCGCCTTCTCCGGTAGGCGGCCCGGAAGGAGGGCTTCTCGCCCAAAGTCTCCGCCCGGGCGTTGATGGTCCGGGCGCCGATGTCGGGCGTTTTCGCCCACGAGGGAATCAGCCCCCATCGGAAGAGGGCGAGTTCCTGCCCGCCGCCCTCTCGGTTCCGCAGCGCGGGGACGAACTGGCCCGGCGCGATGTTGTGCCGCGGCAAGATGCCGAAGTTCCCTTTCATCTGGAACAGGGTGGCCAGCGTGTCCGTCGGCCGGGTCAGGGTGTAGCGCCCGCACATCGGTTTATCCTATCCGGCCCACTTCACGCCGTTGACGATGTTCTGCGGAGTTCCTCCCTCGAGCAGCCAGTGGGCGCCCCGGTAGAAGGCTTCCAGCTCGCTCACGAGGTTGGCGTCGTCCCCGCCCGCGATGTGGGGGGTCGGCACGATGCGCGGGTGCTGGGCGATGGGATGATCCACCGGGAAGGGCTCGGGGTCGAAGACATCGAGTCCCGCCCCGGCGAGTTGCCCGTCCTCGATCGCGGCCAGCATGGCGTCCTGATCCACGAGGGGCCCGCGCCCGATGTTGATGAGGATGGACCCTTTCGGCATGGCGCGGATCTCCTTCTCCCCGACAATCCCGCGGGTGTCGGGCCGCATCCCCACCCCGACAAACAGAACGTCCGAGGTCTTGTAGAGCGTGTCCGCATCCACGGGATTGCTTCCCGTTTTTTCGTTCACCTCATCCGGAAGCGGCGAGCGGTTCCAGTAGGAGATGTCCATCGCGAAGCCGCGCGCGCGCTCGGCGAAGGCGCGGCCGAGCTCGCCCATCCCGAGGATGCCGAGGCGCATGCCGCGCAGGGTCCGGGTCCCCTGCACCTGGGGCCAGTTGTAGCAGCTCCCGTCCGCGCGCACGGGGGAGAGCGGCGCGCCGGTTCCCTCGCGGACGGCCCTCACGGCTTCGGGGAGATTTCGCACCAAGTAAAGGAGAAGGGCCATGCTGTGGTCGGTCACCGAGTCCACGATGGGGCGGGAGAAGGCGGTGACGGCCACACCCGCTTTGGCCGCGGCCGCCATGTCGATGCGCTCGCCGTAGTTCGTTCCCGCGTGAATCAGGCGCAGTTTCTTGGCCCGATCGAAGATGCCCTTCGGCAGCGGCTCGTTCCGGCACAGATAGACGTCCGCTTCCTCGAGCGCCGCGAGTCTTTTCTCCTCGTCGGGCTCGTAGATCGATTCGATCTGCTCTTCATCGAGGGCGGCGTCGATGCGAGCCTGGATTTCAGCAGAGATCGGGCGGCCCCGCAGGGAGTTGAGCGAGGGCATGTAAGGAGTGACAACACGAAAGCGGCTCATCTTGTGATCCTTCTGCGTCAAGAGCGCTCCCCTGCGGGACGCTCAGGGTTGATGGGTGAGGAAATCGAAGTCGCACCCCTCCGGCGCCTGAAGCACATGGTCCAGGAAGAGGCGACCGTAGCCCCGCACGTAGGCGGCGGGGGGCGCCTGCCACTTGGCGCGCCGCCGGGCGAGTTCTTCTTCGGAAACGAGGAGGTCGAGCCGCCGGTTCGGCACATCGAGGAGAATCTCGTCCCCATCCCGCACAAGGGCGAGCGGGCCGCCCACGGCCGCCTCGGGCGCGACGTGCAGCACGGTGGTGCCGCCCGCGGTTCCACTCATCCGGGCATCCGAGATGCGCACGATGTCGCGCACCCCTGCCTCGAGCAGTTTTTTGGGAATCGGTAGAAAGCCCGCCTCGGGAAAACCGGGGGCGCCGACAGGACCGGTGTTCTGCAGAACGAAAACGCTCTCGGCCGTGGCGGGAAGGTCCGGGTCGTCGATTCGCCGGATCATGTCCTCCTGCGAGGAGAAGACCACGGCCTTTCCGGTGTGGGTCAGCTTGTCCGGGGAGGCGGCCGATACCTTGATGACGGCACCATCGGGGGCGAGGGAGCCGCGCAGGACGGCGATGCCGCCCTCTGCCGAGAGCGGCCGCTCGCGCGGCACGATCACCTCCTGCCAGTCCTGGGCGCGCGGAACGCCGGCGAGATTTTCGGCGACGGTCTTTCCCGTGATGGTCATCGCTCCCCCCTCGAGAAGCGGTTCGAGCTCTTTCATGACGGTGGGGATGCCGCCCGCCTCGGCCAAATCTTCCATGAGAAACTCCCCTCCCGTCGGCCGCACGAGGGAAAGCAGGGGGGTGGTGCGGGAGAGTTCATCGAAGCGATCGAGCGGAAGCGGTATCCCGAGTCTTCCGGCGATGGCGGGCAGGTGGACGACCGCGTTCGTCGAGCCACCGATGGCCATCAGGACGCGGATGGCGTTGTCGAAGGCCGCGGGGGTGAGGATTTTGTCCGGGGTGAGGTTTTCCTCCACCATCCGGACGATGCGCCTTCCGCTTTCTTCGGCGAGGCGGAGGCGGCGCGAATTCACCGCGGGAATGGCGGCGAGGCCGGGCAGCATCATCCCGAGCGCTTCGGTCAGCGAAGCCATGGTGCTGGCGGTGCCCATCACCATGCAGTGCCCGGCCGAGGGAAAGAGCTCTCCCTGGATGGTATCGAGGCGTGCGTCATCGAAGGCGCCGGCGCGGTACTCGTTCCACAGCCCGCGGCAGTCCGAGCAGGCGCCGAGCTTTTTCCCCTCGAGGCGGCCGCCGATCATCGGGCCCGCCGAGACGGCGAGGGCGGGAACCCCTGCGCTGGCCGCGCCCATGAGCTGGGCGGGGAGTGTTTTGTCGCACCCCCCGAGGAGAACGACGCCGTCCAGGGGCTGTCCCTTGATCATCTCCTCGGTGTCCATCGAGAGGAGATTGCGGAAGAGCATGGCGGTCGGCGAAAGATAGAGCTCGCCCAGCGAAATGGTGGGAAACTCCAGTGGCAGCCCGCCCGCCTGCCAGACGCCCCGCTTGACCGCCTCGGCCACCTCGCGCAGGTGGCGGTGGCAGGGATTCAGCTCGCTCCAGGTCTGGGCGA
This is a stretch of genomic DNA from bacterium. It encodes these proteins:
- a CDS encoding succinate dehydrogenase/fumarate reductase iron-sulfur subunit yields the protein MDLTLRVWRQPNARTKGRFESYEARNISTEMSFLEMLDVVNERLIVAGEDPIAFDHDCREGICGMCSLVINGVAHGPERGTTACQLHMRHFGNGDTVTIEPWRSVAFPVLKDLATDRTSFDRIIQAGGFISANAGGAPDGNAVPVPKVDADIAMDAASCIGCGACVASCPNGSAMLFVAAKVSHLAHLPQGHPERAQRVINMVTQMDLEGFGNCTNHAECEAVCPKEISISHIAKLNREYIRSVVKGA
- a CDS encoding SOS response-associated peptidase produces the protein MCGRYTLTRPTDTLATLFQMKGNFGILPRHNIAPGQFVPALRNREGGGQELALFRWGLIPSWAKTPDIGARTINARAETLGEKPSFRAAYRRRRCLIPADGFYEWAKAGPKKIPHYIHLQNHAPFAFAGLWERWQGPNGEEMETCTIVTTEANELLAPLHPRMPVIMSAADYGRWLDPREENTKYVQSRLRPYPAEEMAHRPVGTKVNDTRNDGPECLEGPAAAPVQRELGL
- a CDS encoding D-isomer specific 2-hydroxyacid dehydrogenase family protein encodes the protein MTQKDHKMSRFRVVTPYMPSLNSLRGRPISAEIQARIDAALDEEQIESIYEPDEEKRLAALEEADVYLCRNEPLPKGIFDRAKKLRLIHAGTNYGERIDMAAAAKAGVAVTAFSRPIVDSVTDHSMALLLYLVRNLPEAVRAVREGTGAPLSPVRADGSCYNWPQVQGTRTLRGMRLGILGMGELGRAFAERARGFAMDISYWNRSPLPDEVNEKTGSNPVDADTLYKTSDVLFVGVGMRPDTRGIVGEKEIRAMPKGSILINIGRGPLVDQDAMLAAIEDGQLAGAGLDVFDPEPFPVDHPIAQHPRIVPTPHIAGGDDANLVSELEAFYRGAHWLLEGGTPQNIVNGVKWAG
- a CDS encoding dihydroxy-acid dehydratase, producing the protein MKGINKGLTNYGDPGFSAFVRGAYARGFGLTETDLDRPIIGIAQTWSELNPCHRHLREVAEAVKRGVWQAGGLPLEFPTISLGELYLSPTAMLFRNLLSMDTEEMIKGQPLDGVVLLGGCDKTLPAQLMGAASAGVPALAVSAGPMIGGRLEGKKLGACSDCRGLWNEYRAGAFDDARLDTIQGELFPSAGHCMVMGTASTMASLTEALGMMLPGLAAIPAVNSRRLRLAEESGRRIVRMVEENLTPDKILTPAAFDNAIRVLMAIGGSTNAVVHLPAIAGRLGIPLPLDRFDELSRTTPLLSLVRPTGGEFLMEDLAEAGGIPTVMKELEPLLEGGAMTITGKTVAENLAGVPRAQDWQEVIVPRERPLSAEGGIAVLRGSLAPDGAVIKVSAASPDKLTHTGKAVVFSSQEDMIRRIDDPDLPATAESVFVLQNTGPVGAPGFPEAGFLPIPKKLLEAGVRDIVRISDARMSGTAGGTTVLHVAPEAAVGGPLALVRDGDEILLDVPNRRLDLLVSEEELARRRAKWQAPPAAYVRGYGRLFLDHVLQAPEGCDFDFLTHQP